In one Ictalurus furcatus strain D&B chromosome 28, Billie_1.0, whole genome shotgun sequence genomic region, the following are encoded:
- the uprt gene encoding uracil phosphoribosyltransferase homolog has translation MERNRLENGMLCQNQKQVVNSERRELEHAAKQVRFAGKSSSMSAGTARGGEPVVANANENTPHSDTAKQIGPQLKLLPLNDQIRELQTIIRDKSTSRGDFVFSADRLIRLVVEEGLNQLPYSECTVITPTGHKYDGVKFEKGNCGVSIMRSGEAMEQGLRDCCRSIRIGKILIQSDEETQKAKVFYAKFPPDISRRKVLLMYPILSTGNTVIEAVRVLKEHGLQANHIILLSLFSTPHGARSIVKEFPDITILTTEVHAVAPTHFGQRYFGTD, from the exons atggAAAGGAACCGTCTCGAGAACGGGATGCTGTGTCAAAATCAGAAGCAGGTGGTGAACAGCGAGAGGCGCGAGCTCGAGCACGCGGCCAAGCAGGTCCGGTTCGCGGGGAAAAGCAGCAGCATGAGCGCTGGTACAGCACGAGGAGGAGAACCGGTGGTTGCTAACGCTAATGAAAACACGCCCCACAGTGACACAGCGAAACAGATCGGACCTCAACTCAAACTTCTGCCTTTAAACGACCAAATCCGAGAGCTGCAGACCATCATCCGGGACAA gtccaCCAGTCGAGgtgattttgtgttttctgcTGACAGATTG ATAAGACTGGTGGTTGAAGAGGGACTCAATCAGCTTCCTTACAGCGAGTGCACTGTGATCACGCCCACAG GTCACAAGTATGATGGGGTGAAGTTTGAGAAGGGAAACTGTGGTGTGAGCATCATGCGCAGTG gcgagGCGATGGAGCAGGGTCTGAGGGACTGCTGTAGGTCAATCCGGATCGGGAAgatccttatccagagcgacgaGGAGACTCAGAAAGCCAAAGTTTTCTACGCCAAGTTTCCTCCTGACATCAGCCGCAGGAAGGTGCTGCTAATGTACCCCATACTGA GTACGGGGAACACAGTGATTGAGGCGGTAAGGGTTCTAAAGGAACATGGTCTCCAAGCCAACCACATTATACTGCTGAGTCTTTTCTCCACACCccatg gtgcaaGGTCCATAGTAAAGGAGTTTCCTGACATCACAATCCTCACGACCGAGGTTCATGCTGTTGCTCCCACACACTTCGGCCAGAGATACTTCGGcacagactga